ATTTTCTCGCCATATCAAAACAGAGCAGCACACCGTTAACCAAGTACTACTAGAAGAGTCGCAGGCACAACGGTGTACGCTGTAGTGATCTTTCCTTCGGGGTATGAACCATCGCCATGGCCAGTTATTGTGAGCTCGATCACACTGCCAGCATGTGCTCCTCACACAAAGGGCCTTGCCAACTGAACCGTTTCGCCTGCGGTGCTGGATCTGGGATAGATAGTCGGCGTTTTCGGCGTCGATTCTGAGAGCGCCCAGCATCTCCCTCCCCCTGCTTCTTCACTCCTGCAGCGGCAGCAACCGCCTCCAATCAGAGCGGGCCTGCCGATCGATGATGGTTCGTGTCGTGCAGCCAATGCAGCATGCAGAACCAGTGCAGTCATACATTATTAGTACTCTTCTTGCGGTGAAGCAGAAATGGACTGCTCATGCGTGTGTGTTTCTGTCTGAATTTTTCAGGCGCTGACACAGCCGCAGTCGGAGAAGAAGGCCGCGCGGGCGAGGCCGATGTCGGGGAAGGCTGTGCTCGTGCTCTGCGCCGCCAGCTTCTTCGTGGGGCTGCTCCTCAGCGGACGGATGACGATCCTGACGTCGCCGCCGTCGGCCACCCGCGGCGCCTCGTCTTcctccggccacggctccaggatTGCTCTCTTCCCCGACGACGACTGCGAGCACAGGCGTGTAAGTGTTATTGCCTTATTGGCGCTCGCGTGACTATGTTTTTGCTTCGCTAGAGCCTGACGGCATCAGGGCGCGGCATGCATTGTAACTTAACAAGCTTGTTGATCATTCGCTTCTCCTTGTCTTTCAGAAGCTAGAAGAAGGGAGCAACCCGAACGATGTCATGAAAGAGGTGTCAAGAACGCACCAAGCTATCCGGTAAGAAATTCTTTTGTACCGATACGATACTCAAGTGCCAATATTGTACTGATCATGGATTTTACCTCTCGGGCTGTTTATGCATGTGTAGGTCGCTGGACAAGTCGGTGTCGTCGCTGGAGATGGAGCTGGCGGTGGAGCGCGCCAAGCGGAACGGCGGGCTGGGCGCGTCGGTTCCGTCAAAGGGCCTCCCCAAGGCGTTCGTGGTCGTCGGCATCAACACGGCCTTCAGCAGCAAGAAGCGGCGCGACTCGCTCCGCGACACCTGGGTGCCCCGAGGCGAGAAGCTCCGGCGGCTGGAGAAGGAGAAGGGGATCGTGGTGCGGTTCGTGATCGGCCACAGCGCGACGCCCGGCGGCGCGCTGGACCGGGCCATCGACGTGGAGGAGGCGGAGACGCGGGACTTCATGCGGCTGGACCACGTGGAGGGGTACCACGAGCTGTCGTCCAAGACCAGGATCtacttcgccgccgccgtcgccacctGGGACGCCGCCTTCTACGTCAAGGTCGACGACGACGTCCACGTCAACCTGGGCATGCTCACCAACAGGCTCGCCCGGTACAGGACGACGCCCAGGGTCTACGTCGGGTGCATGAAGTCCGGCCCCGTGCTGTCGCAGAAGTAAGTGAGCGCGCGCAAGAAATTATTCAATCTGCGTTTGCCAATGCCATTTTGGTGATCCATTGCTTGGCTGCAGGGGCGTGAAGTACCACGAGCCGGAGTCGTGGAAGTTCGGAGACGAGGGGAACAAGTACTTCCGCCACGCCACGGGGCAGATCTACGCCATCTCCAGGGACCTCGCCTCCTACATCTCCATTAACCAGTAAGCTAGCACCTGCAAATTTCCCCTCTGAGGCAAGTTGACGTCTTCTGCTGATCGATCTCTGTGACGAAACCGCAGGCCGATACTGCACCGGTTCGCAAACGAGGACGTGTCGTTGGGCGCGTGGCTCATCgggctcgaggtggagcacgTCGACGACCGGAGCCTCTGCTGCGCCACGCCGCCAGGTACGGCAAGGCGCCACAGTAGCTCAGATCAATCTCGGCCGCGGAGAGAATGATACTGGCGATCTAAGGAACTGATCTGCTTCTGTTTCCCCTTCCATCTTTCTGCTGTGCAGACTGCGAGTGGAAGAAGCAGGCCGGGAACGTGTGCGCGGCGTCCTTCGACTGGTCCTGCAGCGGCATCTGCAAGTCCGTGGACAGGATGAGGGCCATCCACAGCGCCTGCGGCGAGGGCGACGGAGCCGTCTGGaacttcgccgccgccgcctgaccAAGATACGGCAGCAACGTACGTGTAGACCAGCTCACCAGCCATAGATGCTGCAGGGTCGGCAGCATGTGCTTTTGGCGATCGGTTCATGCTTTTTTTGTGGCGCTTTGGAAGTTGCAACCTCTAAGGTTTTGTACGCTCCCACCAACAATGGCTAATGGTTTGTGTCGTCCTTGAATACTTGTTAGGATCCCAAGTATCAGAGCTTGCCAAATTAGTTCTAGTCCATAAGCGAACTACGGTGAACAAATCCACAGTTGATTTTCAGTGGCGCTTTACTTGTGACTGCATCCTCACGAATTCGTTAAGGACCTCAATTATCAATATCGATTGTCTTAATCCAAGTTATAAAATTGAATGAATCGAGATGCACATTTCTAAACGTGCAACCTGCGTAGAGAAAAAGTGAATCTGCAGAGAAAAATGAAAGAATCTTCCGAATATAAATCAATTTTACAAGCAAAAGagtcaaatgaaaacaaacaaaaaataatATTAAAATTGCAAATTTTAGAAATGTAAAACTGTTGCTAGATTAAATAGGTAACTGCAAAGCATATTAAATTATTTACTGGTTTCACACAATATTTCTGAGTGTGCAAAAACTATTTCACACCGAGTAAGTTGAAGCAAAACCCATTTTTAGGGGGTGGGGGTGTCTCTATGGATCAGAAAATGAATTTCAACATAACAAAGTTGAGAAACCACAAACCTACCCTTAAATAGTGAGATCAAAGATCTCACATCCCTCATGCAATGCATTGACATGCCCTAAATATATTGGTGTTTTAGTCGGGCAATATTTGTTATATGGATAGTTTGCTGGCTCATGTTTTTGGCCTATAGAACCGATATATGTATGCATGCGCTAGGGTTTATATATGATGGTGCGAGAAAAAGGTAGATGGATGTACCAGTCAGGGGTAGGGTTACAGATCCCACGTCTAGATAGGATGGAGATCAGTTATAAGATATGAGCGCATCTACATATCAGTTATTAGATCTCAGAAGCGTGACTTAAGCCCCTAATCTTGTAAAAGAAAGAAGGTAGATAAATCTCACTTGCTATCCATAAGCAAGTCAAAAAACTCTCGGTTGCAATCTATGTGTAACTAAAAAACACTCAGTTACAACGCATGCATAGCTAGAAAAAATTCAGTTACAACCGATGTGCAACTAGCCACGTGCATTTGAAAAGTTTCTTAGTTGCAACAAAATGGAAAGTGAAAAAAATTCGAATGCATCCCATATGCAACCAGCAACATTTTTAGTTACAATCTATATGTAACTGAAAATATCTTAGTTGTAACCCATGTGTAAATGGCAACATTTCAATTACAACCGACGTACAAGTAAAACTAATTTCAGTTGCGGGCTGCGTGTAACTAGTAAAATTTCAGTTGCAATCCATGTGTAACTAAAAAACTTAGTTACAACAAAATTGTAACTGAAAAGATCACAGTTACAACCCACATGCAACTAGCAAAATTTTGGTTGGAACCCACTTGTAACTGAAAAAATCTTAGTTGTAACACATGTAAACCAAAAAAATCTCAATTGCAATACAACACATATTAAGTGACACTTGTCCGAGAAGCTGAAAAATGAACAAACAAAAAAAGGCACGTATTGAATGATGGCATCAGCATTGCCAAAGCTGCGGCCAGCAGCGCACGTGCAAGCGCGCACGGAGTGAAAAAAAGAAGGAAGCCGCTCTGTGCGTACATCGATACGGAAGAGAGAAAAGCTACCGAAAAGTTGCTCGAATGCTGGCACACTAAATCTTGTGGCTAATGAGGTGActgagatttattaaatatcaagcgCCTTAGAAATAGCAAAACCGATAAGATATACCCCAGGTATCCTGAGTTTAACCTAGCTGGCATTTTTTTATCAAGAGGCCTCCATCCCATTCCATTTCCGAAGATGAAATGACGTTGACACAATGGTTTAGAACTATATTTTACGATACTTAGATAAAtccaacactctatggatcatatTGGCACTGCTTAGACATTCTTATTCATTTTTGGAGACTTAATTACTGCTGCTAAATGGAAGCACGTCAAGGAAAGGTTGCAGAAACACCTTAGTAGCTGGAAATAAATTACTATCTCTGGGTGAAAGATTGGTACTCACTAACTCAATATTAACGAATATGATACTATATATGATCTCATTCGTCCAGTTACCCAAAGAAATCTTGCATCGGTTGAATTActtccgatcaagattcttttggtaAGAAGATAGGAAAAGAAGAGATACCAGCTTACAAAATGGAGTGTTGTCTGTcgcccaaagatcaaggagggctagGGGTTCATGACATTAAGGTCAAGAACAGATCTTTGCTTGGAAAATtgttggctaagttgctaactgaAGATGGGCTTTTGTAGACAATACTGAGGTCAAAGTATGTTGGTTCAAGTGCGTTCTCTCATGTTTTGTGAAAACCTGGAGATTCACACTTCTGGGTCGGCTTATGGTAACGAAAAAAAATACTTCTTTCCATTTGGTTATTTCTCCATTAAGGATGGAGCTAAGATTAGGTTCTGGGAGGACAAAGCTAGGTAATGTCACTCTCCAAGAACAATATCTATCGTTATAGAGTATTGTGCGTCACAACGGGATACCGTCTTACAGCTTGGAACACATTGCTACAACATTTAGCGTTAGTACAATTGTCACACGAGGCAAGCGAGTTCCGTTGGAACCTTACAAAGAATGGTAAATTCACCGTGGGTTCGATGTATAGAGCGTTGATTCAACCTTTAGAGCCGGTAGTTAATATTAAAAaatctggaagatgaagataccgatGAAGAAGAAGGACTTCGCTTGGTATCTTCGTCGCGGAGTggttcttactaaagataaccttgcaaaCCGGAACTTGCAGGGAAGTAAAAAAGCGTgtcttttgtcatcatgatgagacaataaaacacttattcttccaatGCCACCTTGCAAGATCTATATGCCCAATCAGCcaaataggttctaccttataccttCCAGGTAGTGTTGCCAATATTTTTGGTAATTGACTTAATCGGGTGGATCATAGGTTTAAAATACTTATTCGGGTGGGAGAGCACGCTGTTATTtggtcgctatggctatgtaTAAATGATAAAGTGTTTGATGACAATTTTTTTCTCTTATACAGGTTATCTACCGGTGCAGTACTTTGCTTCATACATGGCCGTCTCTTCAGCGTATGAAGAATTGTAACCTCTTTACagaggtgtctacacgattgaAGGATACAGCGAGGGATTTTATTttccaacatgggtggcagcataatctcCAGATTGATCCTTCACTATCTTAGGAGTTGATGCAGCATCGTCATGTTTTATGTATCGTACGTTTAATTTGTTGGATTTATACTGTGCATGGTGTGCGGCTGTGTACATCTTTGTGCAGATGTGAGAGTAATAGAACACTATTTATCGAAAATTGTCCATCTTGGCCACATGGCATAGGTTATTAAACGTGAGAGAACACTCTTACCTCTCGACCAGAGCATCTTGCCACACATGTCATTTATTTCAACCACATCTACCGAACAATTAGGAGGGTTGGCGAGCAAACCACTAGAGCCTGCGGGTGCATCCGGTGATCTGGACCGTCCATCACTAGCGTCCTGCACTTCTTCAATTGCTTGTCAGCGCCGGGGTTCTACCATTTTTCTCTCCAATTGCTTCACTCATTCTTCCACGAATCGCGAAAATACCTAGTGGATCCTAGGTACTCACTTACATTAGCGACAGTATCGGAAAAGTGACTCAAACTACAATTCCCGCCACAAGTAAACTCAACACTTTTTTCGGCCTCCCAAAACATTTGCCGgcaatttttttttgttattGTTAGTGACATTATTATGGGGTGCCTTCAACGAAGGCACCTTCCAGTCCTGCTACCAACCAACAACCTTTAGTGTTGCCAACACATTCAAAGGGAACAAGGCGGACGGTGCAATAGCTCTAGCCATGCGAAGAACGTCCCGACGATTGTAAACGCCATAGAGGGTAACTCTAAGGATCAATGGAATTTGGTTGTCTCCAATATCTCATGGTGAACAGATTCAAGTAAGATAGGTGAATGGTGTAACTTCAAGCACATCAGGATCAGGTGGTTCACATAATGTCATGGTATATATACTACCTCAACAAGTGGCTATAGTTTGGCATGCCATTTCCATGTATAGAACGCTTTGAGTGTGAGTTTAGGAGTGAATTGGTCACTTTATTAGGATGTACTGGTACATTCACATGTATTTGTTGTGTTCAAATAGTGTTTTGCTCGTTGTCATGCCTATCGTATGCCTTGTGAAAAAAAAAGGAGATGGATCGTGTGGACCAGCAACAGCCCATTTCAAGCACCATGCAAACTTAACGACATATATATGTCAGAGAACTCCACTAAAAAAAAAGATATATGTGATGTGTCCCAGGTGGGCCCAGCAAGGCGAACACTGGGTCGCTCGGTACCGTGGAGGACCGAAGAGCAAAGGCTCGGATCTCAGGTGGGGGCCTGAGCCCTGACCACCTTGGAGTACAAACCTAAGAAGATTTCCAATCGCTAATTCGTCAGGATTCTCATGTAACCCACAGTCTGACACAGATTGGATCTATAATCCTGTTAGGCTACTGCGCCGCGACTTGAAAGACCCTTCGGCACCTTGTAACTCTAATTCCCACTGtatttttttttgggggggggggggggggggggggtgccgaGCGACTAAGCACACATTCGCTCAGAACATATCCACCTACCATCATCTTCTACCTCCATCCACCATAGGCGAGATCCAGCCATATCGTCCGAGCATACTACAAATAATCAAACCACACCACACATAGGAATCAAGGTTTCTACCATATATTCTGCGTTCAGTGCTTGAACCTGTATAAATCTTTGTCTGCAATGTGTTACCAGTCCGATCTGTGAGCGTGACCCATCCAGGCAAAAAATACTGTTGTAAAATATGTAGACAATTGGCACGCTAGGCAGGGATTGCGCGTTTCAGATCTCGGATCGGAATGGTTGGCATTGTCACCAACGATGATGATAATCATCCATGTGAAGGCCACATAACCTTTGCCCTTGACACATCATGTAGCATGATCGTTGCAACGGACCTCCTCGATCCCCTGCCAATTCAGCTGAGGGACGGACAACCGAGCTTTCCGCCGCCAACATGCATAGAACCAGATCTTGTCATCAACCTCGATCAGGTCCCATCTAACTATGAGTGGTGCCTAGTCGCCACCTTGGACAACACCTTCAGCCTTCGCCATCACGACTCCGACGATGAGGGAAGCACCGACAGCTCTCTACCACGTCGGGAGGTGATCTTCGTCCGCAATGGCCCTCCCGACGGATCCAGGCCGTCCAAAGGAAACTATGCCATTAAGGGGAACCCTCCTTCATTGGATGATGATGCCATCGCCCGGGAAAGCGCCGATCTTGTTAATGACGCAAACAAAATGGACTTCGCCAAACTCACCGAGGAGCAAGTCAAAATCATCACTGCACATATCTTATCAGGGTTGAGGCAGTTCAACTCTCTCAGTTTGTGTTGGAGAGGATTAGGCTGAGCTCGACGAGATGAGGCGGGGAATCATGGAGCGAGTGCAATTCATCACCCCGACTCCATGGTCAAAAGTCAAAGGTGTTCCCCACAACATGTGAAAACCTCGCGGCCGCCCAAGCGCATCTCAGCGGTGTGACTCCAGATCCTTCCGAGCCCGGATACGACGCCCGAGTCAAGTTCTAGGTGTACCTGGACCACATAGGATTTCAGGATGTGAAGAACGCGGCTTCCTTCCACGCACCGAGACGCTTGGTGGCCAGCAAGATCTCAACCGGACCGGTGTAGTCGGCCAGCAAGGGCGCACCACTAGCCAGCCACATCAACTCTCGGCCTCGGGCGGTCCTAGTCGCTCCATCTCTGGATCGACATCCACCTTAGGCCTGGCCTAGGGTCGAGCACGACACCTGGACCATCCTCGACGCGTGGCGCTAGGAGAGGGCTATAATTTTCATATTTAAAAGAAATTTTCAATGGTATAACTCTTCGTATTTAAAAGAAATTTTCAATGAGTATATCTCATATATTGTTGACTAAATTGATGTGCAAAGTTTTTTCTCGAAGGGCGTATTTCCCAAATAAACCTGTATGGAGGAGTAAGCAAAAGCTTCTTACTAAGGAGCCACATAAAAAAACTTTATCTTTTCCATAGGTATGTAGGCAAATATCTAGTATGACCATTCATGTAATCTTGTACTTTTAACTTCTGTAACTCAATATATATTGACATTCTAGAAAACCAAAACTGGGTGGTGGCATATCTCAAAAGTGGGAACTTTGTAGTGGCATATACCAAAATGGCAGCATCCCTGAGTAAACATCCAATCTCTCAACATTAGAAGCTGAAGTTGGATTTATTTGCCCTGTTATCCGCATAAAAACACAGGTGCAGTCTCCAGGACACGAGATCATTTCATTTTCAGTAAACTTGCTGAGCCGGAGTGCTGATCCCCGTCGTCCCTTATCTGATCCACATTGTTTGTTAGTACTACTGCCGTCGATGGTGCGTTGCTTGTCGTGTGTACTTTAGTGCAAGGGGTGGCTGTAGCTTTCTGTTCTCTACATAGCGTTTGACAACTACATATGACATGAGAGTTGCAGGCTTGACATGTTTTCAGGTGAGCCACGTCGTTTCCCTCCTGGAGTTACATCCCTCTCAATGGCATCTGAATCGCCATCAGCCATTACAAAAATTTCAGTGTCACCATGAGTGGGAACTGTGGCCTGTCAACCTCGTGTAGCGGAGGAAGACGAAGGCTAGACGAGCTAGCAGCAATTCTTCAGTTGGTAGGTGTATCTTTCTGGCCGACATGAAAGCAGAACAATTCAGGCGTTCCAACCAGAGAGCACTGATTCATGAAGAACATATGTAAAATCTCAGCCTGGATAACATTTCAACAACAAAGCGGCCTACTAACAAAGGCCGCGTGGATGCATCCATGTACATTTACATCTCAAGCAAAGTTTACAGCCTCCAAATCCCTCTCCTCAACGACCGCTGCAAAATCACAACATCAGGCTCCTCCGGCCGTCAGTCAGTCCCATATCGTCGCCACCTTCTTGGGCGTCCGCATCTCGCTGCTGCCCCTCGAGACCGGCCGACCTGACCGGAGCGTGGGCACCATCGGCGCAGCCATGTAGCTGCCGCTCGGGCGCGCGTAGCAGCCGCGCATGTCGTGCCTCCCTGCGGCGCCGGCGTGGTGCGGCACGGGCACGGGAGCTGGAGAGTACTGCGGTGGTGGGTTGCGGTACTGGCTGTAACCGTTGCCCTGCAAGAAGAGGTGGCCGGCGCTGGGGTGCCCCGGCGAGCTGCTCATGTATCCCGAAAGGCCTCCGCCGTCTCCGGCGTGTTGGTTGAGGGCCGCGTTCAGGCCGCCGAGATTGGGTGAGCTCCGGACACGCTGCATCCCGCCGCGGAACACGGCCTGGTCCGCACGAGGGGAGTTGCCCGCCGAGGCGATGCCGCTCGGCTGGTCTGGGTACGGCGGGCTCCCTTCGGGCGTGGCGGGCACGGACGCCACGTAGCGGTCCGGCTGGAAGTGGTGCTGGTGGTGGTTGTAGAGCTGCTGCTGCGGCTGGCTGCGCACGTAGGCCGGGGCGTG
This Lolium perenne isolate Kyuss_39 chromosome 1, Kyuss_2.0, whole genome shotgun sequence DNA region includes the following protein-coding sequences:
- the LOC127321410 gene encoding probable beta-1,3-galactosyltransferase 8, translated to MMALTQPQSEKKAARARPMSGKAVLVLCAASFFVGLLLSGRMTILTSPPSATRGASSSSGHGSRIALFPDDDCEHRRKLEEGSNPNDVMKEVSRTHQAIRSLDKSVSSLEMELAVERAKRNGGLGASVPSKGLPKAFVVVGINTAFSSKKRRDSLRDTWVPRGEKLRRLEKEKGIVVRFVIGHSATPGGALDRAIDVEEAETRDFMRLDHVEGYHELSSKTRIYFAAAVATWDAAFYVKVDDDVHVNLGMLTNRLARYRTTPRVYVGCMKSGPVLSQKGVKYHEPESWKFGDEGNKYFRHATGQIYAISRDLASYISINQPILHRFANEDVSLGAWLIGLEVEHVDDRSLCCATPPDCEWKKQAGNVCAASFDWSCSGICKSVDRMRAIHSACGEGDGAVWNFAAAA
- the LOC127321412 gene encoding uncharacterized protein, encoding MEHAMPTMTAESDDDVHLSPSSASSAGGGGGGGSSARFKILCSFGGRIMPRPTDGALKYIGGETRVLAVPRSIRFRDLKKKVEEMFKTDVAAIKYQLLASDDLDILVSVTCDEDLLHMLDEYDRFESKRSPSASPRFRVYVFGPQQTSSVSSVPAIATALPSSRHAPAYVRSQPQQQLYNHHQHHFQPDRYVASVPATPEGSPPYPDQPSGIASAGNSPRADQAVFRGGMQRVRSSPNLGGLNAALNQHAGDGGGLSGYMSSSPGHPSAGHLFLQGNGYSQYRNPPPQYSPAPVPVPHHAGAAGRHDMRGCYARPSGSYMAAPMVPTLRSGRPVSRGSSEMRTPKKVATIWD